The following are encoded in a window of Nilaparvata lugens isolate BPH chromosome 13, ASM1435652v1, whole genome shotgun sequence genomic DNA:
- the LOC111057891 gene encoding uncharacterized protein DDB_G0290685 isoform X1 — protein MAAIVASYTEEQLKFLQECEEEFKDRYTDADPLYVKVRDQPPTTPPIEYPFIVYNRDRDRRGRGGRGGYGRYNNRDRYSGSRDRYSGNRDYGNRDRGYGNRDYNRDRDRDGYNRDSYNREEGSRRGYSDSNRDRGDSNRDRGDSNRDRGDSNRDRGFDSNRDRGFDSNRDQSGYRDNRDQGGRDQFNRDESLRERYNMRRDESNQDGNRDESNSLKRHHDESNNYPDGSN, from the coding sequence ATGGCAGCCATTGTAGCAAGTTACACCGAGGAGCAGCTGAAATTTCTTCAAGAATGTGAGGAAGAATTCAAAGATAGATACACTGATGCCGATCCGCTCTACGTTAAAGTGAGAGATCAACCACCCACAACTCCGCCAATAGAATATCCATTCATCGTTTACAATCGAGACAGGGATCGTAGGGGTCGCGGCGGGAGGGGTGGCTACGGTAGATATAATAACCGTGACCGTTACTCGGGGAGCCGTGACCGTTACTCCGGTAACCGTGATTACGGGAACCGCGACCGAGGGTACGGTAACCGAGACTACAACAGGGACCGTGACCGTGATGGCTATAACCGTGACAGTTACAACCGTGAAGAAGGGAGCCGTAGAGGCTATTCCGACAGTAACCGTGACCGTGGTGATAGTAACCGTGACCGTGGTGATAGTAACCGTGACCGTGGTGATAGTAACCGTGACCGTGGTTTCGATAGTAACCGAGACCGTGGTTTCGATAGTAACCGTGATCAAAGTGGTTACCGTGATAATCGTGACCAAGGTGGCCGTGACCAATTCAACAGGGATGAAAGTCTGCGTGAACGTTACAACATGAGGCGTGATGAAAGTAACCAGGATGGGAACCGTGACGAGAGTAACAGCCTTAAACGTCACCATGATGAAAGTAACAATTACCCTGATGGAAGTAACTGA